From Acinonyx jubatus isolate Ajub_Pintada_27869175 chromosome E2, VMU_Ajub_asm_v1.0, whole genome shotgun sequence:
TTAGGGACTCCTGCTTGGCACCGCCCTTTTACTCCTGCACTCAGGCGCAGGCGCCCCCCAGACCATTCTCCTCTGGATCCAGGAATCCaggctctctttccttcctcccttagACCCAGAagtccaggtgcccccaccccctgctccttcctccctcccagccagGAGATGgaacctccagcccctccccctccctctggagGTACCATGGCAACCAGGTCCCCTGACcagctttccccccaccccatataGAATCCCATTTCTGTTTGAATCTGGCCTGTGTCTAACCAGTTCCTGCGTGAGACAGGGATGAGCGGAGGGCAAGTGGGACCAGAAAAGGGATGacagggggcaggggagccagttatgagagaagagagatggataaaggaggctggggagaggtggggagagaggtagGGAAACAGAGAGGTAGGCTTGGAGAGAGGCAGACTCTGAAGAGGGCCGGAGGGCTGGGGAGATGGTGGGGAAACTAGCTGAGGAGTCCAGGGggatgcagggagagagggggagagaagtgggcgggaagagggcagagaaatcaagggaaagagtggaggagagatggggagagatcagggggaagagatggggagagagtaAAAGCGGGAGGGTGGCGGAGacatggggagagaaagaggaccggggagggagagaggcggggagaggcagagtccCAAGGAGatctgaagagacagaggaagacacggGAAAGTGGCAGAGAAGGAACCGGGGCACACAGCATTTGGAACTCGTTGGGTTCCCAGAGGTTAGGGGAATCCACATTCCTATGTGGTCTCAGCCTTCCTGTTCTTCCATGGTTTTCCCCCGGGGCttcaaagagaaggaggaggaggcagccaTGGAGAGAAGGAGCTGGAGTGGGTGGGCGAGTCAGGGTTCTTCTCCCCATCCTCCTGAGACATGCCTCACCCGCCTTCCCAGGATGCAGCAACAGGTGGAGACCCTGTGCTCCTCCACCGCTGGCAACCCCAGCATGCACAGGGAGGCAGGTACTGAGCCTTGTGAGTgcgtgtggcgggggggggggggggggggggggggggggggggggcaggggggattTCCTTCGTCCGTGCACTGTGTGGTAACATTGGCCTGCAGTGTGGCCTTAAGCGAGTCACTGGCCTACCAGCGAGCCATCCCAGACTCTGATGTTGACCAGATTCCTGGGTGGCACCCTTTGACCCTTAGATCACATGTCTCATGAACCTTTGCGGTTCCCTGGCCAATGGTCTGGACCCAGAACTACATTTCCCATGAGCCTCTGGGGCCTTAACAACTCTTCTGAGGCTGTGGCCTCCCTAGGTGCTCTGCCCTGGTCCCTCACGctccccttttctccctcacTGAGCTCAGCAGCTAACCCCAAAGCCACTCCTCCTCCGTCCTGCCCACCTTCTGTGGTCCCACTGCCAACATGGCCAGTGGGCTAGACCCCAGAtactgcccaccccccacttccgCCCACAGCCTTTGGTCCCCAGCCCCATCTTCCTGCCCGCTCCCGTTGCCCCGTCTCCCTGCCTTTCCATCCCCACAGCCCCAGCTCAGGTCttgtcctcttcctctttccctaccTAACTCCCGGTCTCCGGTTTCTCTCCTAAAGCCCATCCCCCATTTGGCTCCTGGGGGGTCATCTGACTGCCAGCACTGaccctgtccctcctctgctcacaccccccccccttccttctccaaCACTTCTGGGATGGAGTCCCAGCCCCTCAGCCTCAGACCCTGGGTGGTGGGCCACAGCTGACAACTTCAGGCTCATGCTCCAGGGCTCCCTACTTGCCCCCTACAAAcgtcattcactcattcattcattcactcaatcaaTATGTATTGAGGATGCATTTGGCTAGCATGTAATAAAAATTGGACTTAGTGTAGAAGAAAGAATAGTAGAGCCACCATCATTCAAAAGGAAGCCTGGAAGTGGGGTGGGGTTTGGGTTTGGTGGAGTCAGCAGCTCAATGATGTCATTGAGAACCCAGCTTTTATTTCCCTGTGTTTTAGTCCGGGATGTATCTCCCTTGCACACCAGTCTGCTTGCCTCATGGCCACAAAATGGCTGCCGCAGCTCTGGGCATCACTTGCAGAGGGTTGTTCGTCTTAAGAGCCCCCACATGATCCCTCCTCACGTCTTTTTGGCCAGCACTCAGTCACCCACTCACTCTTGTCTCGACCCCCGGCAAAAAGATTATCATGATTATTTTAGTCAGCGGTCCTCAACTCTGGCCCTACATAAGGTGGGAGGATTTAAAACCAAAACATCTATACGCAAACCCGCTTCAGATCCAACTTAACCAGACTCTCTAGGACTTGGGTCCTTGCACCCAAAGTTTTTGAATGCTTGCCAGGTGATTACAACAAACGGTAAGAGTTGCAAGGCATTGGTTCAAACTGGATGGGATGCCTTCGGAGAAAGGAGAGTGGGGAGCCTCCCCTGAGCTGCATGGACGAGGGATGGACACTTCTCAAATGGGGGGAAGAAGGATGGGAATGGCTGAGTGGGTGTCTTTTCCGGGTGTCAGCTACAAGAGCCTACTCTGTGCCACGTGCGCAGACATCCTCGTGGCAAAGCAGGTGCGTTTCTGTCCTCAGGTCTCTTTTAGTGTCTTTGAAGGcctcttttcctttggagatccctGCCCCACGTCATCTCTAATCTGGACTGAGGCACCCGCCTgacaaatataatttatgtttggCTCCAGAAAAGTTGAGTGGAACCGAGTTGACGAGTTGGCCAGTTTTGTAGATCAATATTTGTTCATGTCAGCTTTGTGGCTTTCTTGGTGGTACTTTGGGACGAGTGACACTTTTTAACTTATCAGGTTGGCATCGGCTGACAGAAAGCCGGtggtgggacgcctgggtggctcagtcagtgaagcgcctgactcttgatttcagctcaggtcatgatctcatgagagatcatgagatcatttgtgagatggagtcccacgtagagctctgtgctgacacgtagagcctgcttgggattctccctctctctctctctctctctgtctctctctctctctgtctctctctctctctctctggctctctgcccctcccccgctcacactctctgtctctctcaaaataaatacatgaaagagagaaagaaagcaagcaagccagCCCATGGGTCCCAAGCGCTTTGCCTATGGTGCCTAATGAATGAAATGACCCAGCCTGTTCTCATGCAAAGAGGGCGGACATGAAATACACCATCTCACAAATAATAACCTACAAATGAATAAGTGCTTCTTAGCTTGGGGCTGAAGAGAAGTCTGAGAAGTTCCTGCGGATGGCCATATTATCTTGTGCTTAAAGACCTTAGCCCCTGGTGGTCCTCTGCATAGACATctttttcctgccatttctttatTTGGCAAGCTCCTCCTTATCCCCAGGTCTTACTGTAGACATTACCTCCTCCGAGAAGCCTCCCCTGATTGCCCCTAGACTGGGCTTCCCTTTCACCTTGTGACACCGCCACCGTAGCTCGTATTGCCCTTTGCACTGACTGCTTCCCCCACCAGACTGGGACCTTTTGGAGGGTAGAGCACATTGTCTAGACGAGAGTGGAGGACAGACAGCAGACTGGGGAGACTGAGAACACAGAGTCTGGATCCAGACGCCTAGATTTTTATCCTGATTCTATCACTTAcggctgcgtgaccttgggcaagtcacataatCTTTCTACGCCTCCGTTTCATCAGAAAGTAGTCGTGAGGATGCAGTGGAAAACACTTTTGAAAGTggttggctttttattttaaagtaagctctacgcccaatgtggggcttgcactcaaaaccccaagatcaagaattgccatgctctcccgactgagccagccaggtgccccgagtgcTTGGCTTTTTAAAAGGGATTGTAAacatatatggggcgcctggctggctcagttggttaggcgcccgactcttggttgtggctccggtcatgatctcacggttcacgagttcaagccccgcatcaggctctgtgctgacagcgcagagcctgcttgggattctctttctctccctctctctcactctgcccttcccttgctctctctctctctctctctctctctctctctgtctctcaaaataaatacataaaataaaaaataaataaataaaaaggcctGTAAACATAGAGCTATTATTGTTATTCCATGGATGGATCTGTAGGGATCGCTGTGTTGGAGGGGTGTAGGGGAGGCCACTATAGCTTGGAGAAGTCAACAGGGGTTACCGCATGCAGGGCCCGCGCTTCCCAAAGGggatcttgctaaaatgcagattctgatccCATAGGTCTGGGGTGGACCCCACAATGCTGTGTCTCAAACAAGGTGCGGCTCCCCAGATCACGCACTGAGGCGCAAGTCCCTGCCTCGGGGAGGACTTTATTCTGAAGGCGAGAGAAAGCCGCTGGTGGTTTGTGAGCGAGGGGCGCTGAGATGGAAAGATCGTCCCAGCTGCCCTGCGCAAACAGATGGGAAGGTGGAGGATGGGGACCAGAGAAGGGGATTTCCGATGGTACAAGCTGAGCTATGTCAACACCCCAAAAGTCGAAGACCTCCAGGAGCATAGCTGTGACATAGCCGTGTGCTGGAGACAGCCTGTCCCTGCTCGCAAGAGCCGATTGTTAAGCTTTGCAAGCTGGTTGTTAAAACCGTGGGGAGCATGAAATTGGTCATGGTGGGTATATTGACAGCGTGAAAACTGGCAAATGCTACAATCTGTGcgtgtgtgagagaaagacagagagacagagagacagggagcgtGACATTAATGAAAcatttgagagcgagaaagagattaattaaacatttaccagcacaccactgagTTTATTGGCTTGTACCGAGGGAGTCCCTAACACACGGAATGCCCTAGGAGGGGCTGTTCGGTTAGGTGACTTTGGGAGCCCTCGGGGGAGCAGGCTTGGGATGCTGGCAGGAAGTGGAGGCAAGTCTGTGACGCAGGAGGAATGAACGGCGCTAACACCGTGGGCGGGAACGAAGCAGCATCAGCTCTAAACCAAGCGGAGGCTCTTTGGTCATTTTTGTGGTTCGGGCGGTGTTCATGTTCTGTCGTGTTGAGACGAGGCTCCGGAGTGGCCTTATTTTTATCTCGGCCTGCCCTGGTCACAGAGAGGCCTCGGCTGACGTTGGTGCTCCGTGAAATTGTTTATGGCCGGCAGGAGCGTGCTCAGCGTCACGACCTGCTCTCTGTTCGGCTGCCCCAACAAAGAGACACCCCCAAACGCAATGGCGTTAAGACGAGAGAGCGACAGGGGATCGGGTGGTCCGGCTTGCTGGGACATCCCAGCCGCATGAGATGACGCGGGGACCCGGGTTCCCGCCGCATTGTTGCTCTAGCCTCGCGGAAGCTGGCTTGTCGCTACGGTCACGCTTCCGTCCGAGGGAAGGGGCAGCGAGTCCAACAAATGAGCCCAAAGttgccacccctccctcccccaacaccgTCGGCGAGAACTCGCTCGCATGGCCACACGCGGCTGCAAGGGATGCTGGGAACTGATGTCTCTAGTTGGGCGGCTGTGTGCCGGGGGGGAAAAACCCGAAGActgcagaggaaggggaaaacGGATTATGGGGGACAACTAGCGGTTGGCCACAAGAGAGACCAGTTAGTCGAGGGAGGGGTCGCCTAGAAGGGCCGATCGGCGGCTGTTGTCGGTCTGGTTGGCCTCAGGAGGCCGGTTCTGAGACGGTGAGAAAACCACACCGGGTTCAAATAGTGTTGGGGGTGCTGCGGAATGGGAAGCAAAACGGGGcgagtccctccctccctcttcctcctgccttgCAGCCCCTGTCTAGCGCCCCCTGTAGGCAGAGCCTAACGGGAACCCAGCAGTCGGAGCAGAGCAGGGGTTAGGAGAGTCCCCGCCCGGGGATCACGGACGGAGTGGATGCAGTGGGGCGTTGGGAGCTGAGAGTCAATAAATAGCTCGGTAACTGGCATAAGAGCCATTCGGGAATGGTACGGACAATACTCGGGGAAGCCCGCTGAAGCCGAATAACGTCTGAGGGGTGCGCAGGGCAGCTGACACCCGGTCTCCATCCCCAGGAGCCCTCCTTGTGGACATTGAGACCCTAGAGGAGACGCAGACTCGGAGCCTGGGCAGGCCTGTCAGATCCTCGTGAGTGGCCCCTGGTCTCATGACTTCTGATCTCAGCCCCCCCCTGGGGGGCGATGACAGCCCCCTCCCTGACCGCCGAGGTCCCTGCCCGCTCGCTCTCTCCCCAGGAAGCAGTACCTGCGTCAGGTCATTGCAGAATACGAGGCGCTGGACCGAGAGCTACCATGCCTCCGGAGGTTTCCCACACCACCTGCTGCCCAGCCTCTCTGTCTGTGCATGGAGACCTCAGTGAGTGGCCCCCTGCCCCTGGGACCCCAGACCCCCAGTCTCTGCACAGCTTGGGTGGGACGATAGAAAGGGAACAGGCTCAGAAATGAGGGGGGGCAGGGCTTCAATCTAGGCTCTGCAGCTGGCCAGCTGTGGGCTCGGCACAGGACAGGTCGCTAAAAATTGATTATGAATTTGTCAAAGGGTCAGACGTCACATTTGTCACTGAtgacctgggaggggcagagagagcgggagaacGAGGGGCAGAGAAGGGCGGAGACTGAAAGGCAGGtgtcctaggggcacctgggtgactcggttggttaagtgtccgacttctgctcaggtcatgatctcacggtttgtgagttcaagccctgcgttgggctctatgctgacagctcagagcctggagcctgttcagattctgtgtctccctctctctctgcttctcccctgctcacgctctgcctctctctcactctctcaaaaataaacattaaaaatttaaattaaaaaaaaacaaacaaaggaaggcCAGTGACCTGCTAATCGATCCTATGCAATTCTGTTAAGTTTGCAAATACAGCAGAGACTCAAGATGAAACCCATGTCTTGGGCAGATTCGGTGAACCGGTCATTCCTGGTACAAATCCTTCAGCAATCGCTGCCATCGGTCAGCAGAGGTATCTGTTAGGTTCTCGCTCAAAAGTTACCTGAGAAGAGCTGACCTTAAGGGGACGCTTCCCATGTTTCAGGCACTGGTCTCAGACGCACTCCCTCAGGTGATCTGTGTGACTTTATCCCAACACAGAGATTGTTGTCCTTGGTCTAGGAGCTCATTCCGAGCCCATCCCTCCTCTTCTTTGTGGCTTTGGACAGGGGACCCCGCCTCCTCCTCACATACATGGCACAGCTTGCCTTCCTGGAGGTGACCGATGTCATGATGTCACCCTATTTTCTCAGCAATTTTTAATGTTCTGATGATGGTATATCACCTTCTGGATGGTAATCTCACGCTAAAAATGTGGTTAGTGATCAATATGTTTCTGAATGACAAGTCAAGCCCCCTATGAcccttattgttattatttttttgcaacCGGACATTCCTTAAAATGCTGATAGGAACATAAACGGAAACGTGTACAACTTAAATCCTTGCGGGATCTTTAAGAGCCGCTAAAAGTCTGCTCTCCAGCGCAGGTTGCTGGAAAAGTTTTTGGTAGATTGGTAAAGTTGACCACATTGGCGAATTATTTAAGCCAACTGCTCATTGACTACTGGCAAATCCGCCTGGTGAGAACTGATATTTTTGGAGAATGACCTAGAATGACAGTTGATGCTTTTCTACCTGAGAGATACCTGTTCTCCCGGGTCTGACTAGAGCGATAGGCTCCCGAGATAGAGTGTGAAGCTTGCCCCTCAAATGTCACCGGGGATTCTGGCAGGTTCTACAGGTGGGTCTAAGGTGGGGGCTTCCGGAACCTTGCTGCCCACGAGTGTCACATGCTGAGGCGCTCTCTCCTGACTCCTCCAGCCCCAGGAGGACTTTACCCATCTGGAGGTGCTGGAGGCTCTGGAGGCCGAGTTACCCGGAGCCATGGAGAGCGGGCGCGTGACCAGTATCCGTTTTGAAAATACGAACGTCATCTGTGGGACGGCGGGGTGCCGGGACAGGTGAGTTTGTGGCGGATCCCAGGCTGGGAGCGACCGGGAAGGGCCTGGCGGCGGGGAGCAGGTTGGAGGAGGTGAGGGGTGTGGCctagggaggtggagggaggggcggagC
This genomic window contains:
- the CE2H19orf81 gene encoding putative uncharacterized protein C19orf81 homolog isoform X2 codes for the protein MREERWIKEAGERWGERMQQQVETLCSSTAGNPSMHREAGALLVDIETLEETQTRSLGRPVRSSKQYLRQVIAEYEALDRELPCLRRFPTPPAAQPLCLCMETSPQEDFTHLEVLEALEAELPGAMESGRVTSIRFENTNVICGTAGCRDRWLITVADFQTRSRLLRCGLRLRGLEHPLVRHDELLLADYRLHLRRSLVRRRMLEALGAEPTAEV
- the CE2H19orf81 gene encoding putative uncharacterized protein C19orf81 homolog isoform X1, which gives rise to MWSQPSCSSMVFPRGFKEKEEEAAMERRSWSGWASQGSSPHPPETCLTRLPRMQQQVETLCSSTAGNPSMHREAGALLVDIETLEETQTRSLGRPVRSSKQYLRQVIAEYEALDRELPCLRRFPTPPAAQPLCLCMETSPQEDFTHLEVLEALEAELPGAMESGRVTSIRFENTNVICGTAGCRDRWLITVADFQTRSRLLRCGLRLRGLEHPLVRHDELLLADYRLHLRRSLVRRRMLEALGAEPTAEV